CCGTCTTCGTCATGGCGGATGCGCGTTTCGGGCTGATGGTGTCCTTGACCTGCCTCATCATATATCCACTGGCGAACCACATCGGCCGCATCGTTCTGCTGCTGGCGCCCTTCATCGTCATTGTCGCGCTCGCGGTGAACGGCTTCATAAATGCGGATGTGATCTGGGACAATGGTCTCCAAGGGCGAATGATCCTCTCTGGACAGATGCTGTCGCACCTCGATTTCTGGGAGGCGATGGGCTTCATTCCGGTGACGCGCTTCGTTTCCGATTCCGGCTACACCTACACGCTCGCGAAGTTCGGCCTCCTCGGCTGCATCGGGCTGTGGAGCCTGTTCGCTCTGGCGCCGACGGCGAATGAGCAGGCTTGGCGCTACCGCTTGTTCGTCGGATTCTACATCACCTCGCTTCTGATCATCAGCGACTCCGTCTATTCGATCAAGACGGGAGCGCTGGTCTGGTTCTTGTCTGGATGCCTAGAGGCGCCCGACGCCGAAGACGACCTGTCGAAGATGCAAAAGCGGACGCGATACACATGATGAAAGAGCATCGATCGATCCGAGGAGGCGCCCCGGTCGCATTCGCAACCTGCTCCGGATTTTATCACTCTGGTCGGTCTGCCGTGGCTGTGCTGATCTGCAGTCCATGGGGCCACGAAGAGCTCAGCATGCGTTCGAGCCTGCGCGAGCTCGCCGATAGGCTCGCGGACGCAGGAATCGCGTCGCTGCGCTTCGATTATCCGGGAACCGGCGATTCACTCGGCGCGAGCGATCTCCCCTGGCGGCTCGAGGATTGGGTGAGGGCGACGAAATCTGCGGCGGCGTTGCTCATCGAGCTGTCACGCGCGAAGCGTCTCGTCATCATCGGCCATGGACTGGGATGCGCGATCGCAATTCGTGCGGCGGAAGAGTTGGAGCAGGTGGCGGGTCTTGCGCTGCTCGCGGGATTCGCGCGGGGCGGGCCTTATCTCAAGCAGCTGAAGGTCGGGGCCGCCATGCTCGCGGATGCGGCAGGAGTCGCGACGTCGACGGAGCCGAGCGGAGCGCTCGTATCGCTCGGATTCAAATTGCCGGCGTCCTTCGTCGCGGATCTCGCGACAGTGGATTTTCTCGCGCTCGCGCGCGCGCCGGCGCCGTCCACGCTCATCGTGAGCCGCCCCGGCGATCGGCCGAGCGCTGCCCTTGCCTTCCATCTCGAGCATCTCGGCGCCGCGGTCGAAAGACTGGATTACAGCGACTTCGAGGAGCTGACGACCAATCCGCCGATCAAGGAGGTGGCGCTCGCGACCTTCGACGCGGTGACGTCCTGGGTGCAGAGGATCGACGGCGCGCGCGAGAGCAATGCCGATGCGGCGCGCGCATCGACGATCACGGAGTCGCGCCTCGAGGACGAGTGGTTCCGAGAGACGAGGTTTCGTTTCGGGCCACAACAAATATTTGGAGCTTGGTGCGAGCCGAAATCGGCGCGAAGGGGACGCGCGCTGCTGTTCCTCAATTGCGGCGCCAATCCGCACGCCGGCTGGCGCAGAATGACCGTCGTGCAGGCGCGCGATCTGGCGCGGCGCGGCGTCGCTTCCTTGCGTATCGACACATCGGGCATCGGCGACAGCGCTGGGCGGACGGATGCGGCGACGAAGTTCTATGCGCCGCATCAGATCGAGGAAGCGCGCTCCGCGATCGATTGGCTCGTGGCGCAGGGCGCGCGCGAGATCACTCTCGTCGGCGTATGCTCGGGCGCCTATCAGGCCTTTCACACAGCGCTCGAAGACGGGCGCGTCGACGATCTCGTGATCGTGAATCCGATGACGTTCGTCTGGGATGACGCCTATAGCGTCGAGGAGTTCGTGAAGCTGTTCTCGCGGAGCAATCTCACTTATTTTTCGCGCCTCGCCGAGGCGGACGGGCTCATGAAGCTGCTCTCGGGACGCGTCGCCGTCGGTCGGCTGGCGGGGGTCGTGGCCGAGCGCATTCTCGACAGGATCAAAGCGCAGCTGGCCTCGGCCATTCCCTGGTTCGAGGGCCCGATCAGACGCGAAATTCATCGGCTGTTCAGCCGGCTGAAAGCGCGCAATGTTCGCATCTCGCTGGTCACCTGTGAGAATGATCTCAGCGAGGATGAGCTCGCCAAGCATTTCGGCCGTGGCGGCGCGCGACTGCGCGCCTATCCCAATGTCTCACGGTCGCGCATACCGGATGCGGATCACAATCTGACCACCGATGCGAGCGTCGAATGGCTGACGGCGCACCTGCTGGCGCGCGCGACGGAAAGCCGCGGCGCGCCGACGCGGCCTGCCGCCGAGAGCTACGGCGCTAAGCGGCCTCTGGAAGGAATGACGTGAGGCGCATCGCTGCGATCTTTTTCGCGTCTGTTCTCGCGTCGTCGAACGCCGTGGCGAAGGGGCCGACGCGCGAGACGCCGCAGATCGGCGTCAACATCTCCGGCGCCGAGCTCAATCCCGGCAAGGACAAGCGCAATTTCGACTATGTGTTTCCGACGAGAGCGCAGATCGATCATTTCGTCGCCGCAGGAATACGGATGTTCCGCATTCCGGTTCTCGCGGATCGCCTGCTCGGCGCCGCCGCGCCGGGGGGCGCGACGACGGAGGACTGGCGGCTCCTGCAAGAGCTGATCGATCATGCGAACGACGTCGGCGCGACGATCATCGTCGATTTTCATCAATATGGCCGCATGCGCTCCGGCCTGATCGGCCGCGACGGCGCCGCGACGCGCGACTTCGCCGCCGCCTGGGGCGAGACGGCGCGACGCTTGAAGCGTCATCGCAATGTGATTTTCGGGCTGATGAACGAGCCGCATGAGCAGAGCGCGGCGGAATGGCTGACGGGCGCCAATGCGGCGATCGCCGCCATTCGCGCGAGCGGCGCGCGGCAACTCATTCTCGCGCCGGGCTCCTATTGGACGGGCGCGCATTCCTGGACCACCACCGACAATGCCGCGGTGATGAAAGGGATCGTCGATCCGCAGAAGAATTTCGCCTATGAGGCGCATCAATATCTCGACCGCGACAGCTCCGGCACCAAGCCGGAGGTCGTCGCTGGAGCGGGAGCGTCGCGCCTCGCCGCCTTCACCGAGTGGGCCCGCGCCAACGGCGCCAGAGCCTTTCTCGGCGAGTTCGGCTTCGCGGCGACACGCGAGGCGCTCGCCGAGGGCGCGGCGCTCGTTCGCTACATGAAGCAGAATCCGGATGTGTGGATCGGCGGCGCCTATTGGGCAGCGGGACAATGGTGGGGCGATTATATGTTCTCGATCGAGCCGAAGGACCATCGTGACCGGCCGCAATTGGACGTGCTTCGGGAGAGATGACGCCGCCGGCCCGTGCGTGGCTCTTGAAGCGGGACCCGGATATGGATTATTCCTTCGTTCACCCTGCGGCGCCTTCCGCGGGACAGCGCAGGCAAGCTCCCGGTAGCTCAGCAGGATAGAGCAACGGTTTCCTAAACCGTAGGTCAGGGGTTCGAATCCCTTCCGGGAGGCCAGCAAAATCAATAAATTATAGCATAGAGGCTGCGGATTTTAGGGCCCGACCGCAGATCACCACGGCGTGAGCCGCACGCGACGCAAACACGACGCGTGTTTGCGTTCAGCAATGTTCACGCTACCCTCATGGGAGAATTCGAGGCGCATGATTCTCGATTGAAAGCGGCGGAAATGTCGAACATTGCGGATCATCGAAAATGGCTCAAAGAAAATACGCTCGGTAGTCTCACGCAGTTTTCGAAATGGCGCAAAGGCATCAAAATCGGTCTTGTAGCTGGCGGCGCACTTATCGCCGGCGTGACAGGCGCTTCTGCAAATCTCGTCGAAATTAGCCACAAATGGCTATTGTATAGTTTCCAAATTTTCGGCGGTGTTTTAGTATTCATAGGCGGATGCGTGTTAGAGGCGGTAGACGAAGGTGCTGCGGATGCGATCA
The sequence above is a segment of the Methylosinus trichosporium OB3b genome. Coding sequences within it:
- a CDS encoding alpha/beta fold hydrolase; amino-acid sequence: MRSSLRELADRLADAGIASLRFDYPGTGDSLGASDLPWRLEDWVRATKSAAALLIELSRAKRLVIIGHGLGCAIAIRAAEELEQVAGLALLAGFARGGPYLKQLKVGAAMLADAAGVATSTEPSGALVSLGFKLPASFVADLATVDFLALARAPAPSTLIVSRPGDRPSAALAFHLEHLGAAVERLDYSDFEELTTNPPIKEVALATFDAVTSWVQRIDGARESNADAARASTITESRLEDEWFRETRFRFGPQQIFGAWCEPKSARRGRALLFLNCGANPHAGWRRMTVVQARDLARRGVASLRIDTSGIGDSAGRTDAATKFYAPHQIEEARSAIDWLVAQGAREITLVGVCSGAYQAFHTALEDGRVDDLVIVNPMTFVWDDAYSVEEFVKLFSRSNLTYFSRLAEADGLMKLLSGRVAVGRLAGVVAERILDRIKAQLASAIPWFEGPIRREIHRLFSRLKARNVRISLVTCENDLSEDELAKHFGRGGARLRAYPNVSRSRIPDADHNLTTDASVEWLTAHLLARATESRGAPTRPAAESYGAKRPLEGMT
- a CDS encoding glycoside hydrolase family 5 protein, translating into MRRIAAIFFASVLASSNAVAKGPTRETPQIGVNISGAELNPGKDKRNFDYVFPTRAQIDHFVAAGIRMFRIPVLADRLLGAAAPGGATTEDWRLLQELIDHANDVGATIIVDFHQYGRMRSGLIGRDGAATRDFAAAWGETARRLKRHRNVIFGLMNEPHEQSAAEWLTGANAAIAAIRASGARQLILAPGSYWTGAHSWTTTDNAAVMKGIVDPQKNFAYEAHQYLDRDSSGTKPEVVAGAGASRLAAFTEWARANGARAFLGEFGFAATREALAEGAALVRYMKQNPDVWIGGAYWAAGQWWGDYMFSIEPKDHRDRPQLDVLRER